TCGTCAATGTCGACGAAACCGCTGCAGTCTGTATCAGCTACGATAACCTCTGGCACTGGCTCCGGTCCACCAGTGAAGATGTACGCGATTGTGTAGACTACGTCATCGATGTCAATGAAACCGGACCCGTTGGCATCACCCGGCACCCACGGAGATGCGCACTTTAATTCGATCCATGCGGTGCCTTGACCGACATGGCC
Above is a window of Candidatus Zixiibacteriota bacterium DNA encoding:
- a CDS encoding dockerin type I repeat-containing protein produces the protein GHVGQGTAWIELKCASPWVPGDANGSGFIDIDDVVYTIAYIFTGGPEPVPEVIVADTDCSGFVDIDDVVYIIAYIFTGGPPPCN